ACAAACTTTTCCCTCTTTTTTTATTTTAAATTTTTGCTAAAAAAAACTTTCTTTCAAAGACATGAAGTTTTTGAAACGCAAAGAAGGATTTTTTGTGAATAACATAGAACTCGTTGATCCCAAGTACGATTTTGTTTTTAAAATGCTATTTGGTAGTGACCCCGAAATTTTTATGAGTTTTGTAAATAGTGTTTTAAACTTAGAGCAAAGCAAAGCCATTGTGGACGTCACGTTTATTAACCCAGAACTCAACAAAGAAGCCGAAGACGATAAAGCAATTAGGCTCGATGTCTTAGCAAAGCTTGCCGATGGCGATCTCATTAACATCGAAATGCAAATGCAAAATCATGGCCATTATATTAAAAGAAGTTTGTATTATTGGAGTAAGGTTTACTACTCCCAATTAAAACAAGGCGAAAATTACGACACCCTTAAAAAAACGATTGCCATTCATGTATTAAATTTTAGCTTGTTTAAACACAGCAAACACTATCACACCGAGGCTGTGTTAATGGATGCCGAGAATAAAGTGCAACTTACTGATTTATTTTCTATTCATTATTTAGATCTAGCAAAACTCCCTTCGGGTAACTATAATACCCTAGAAAAATGGTTGCGCTTTTTAAAGCAGCCAAGCAAAGAAGAGGTTTTGCAAATGAACATCCCTGCAATTACCAAAGCATACAAACAACTCGAAAACATGAGCCTCGATTCCGGCATTCGTGCCCGTTACGACGCCAAACGTAAGTTTGAACATGATTATGTCACGGGGCTGGATACGGCTAGAGAAGAGGGAAAGATTAATATGATAAAAAACTTTCTTATAGCAGGAGTATCCTTAGAAATTATTCAAAAAGCTTCTGGGCTATCTCTCAGTGAAATTGAAAGTTTGCAAAACGAATTAAATTTAAAATAGTTAGAACCAAAAAAGAAAAGGATTTCTTAATGAATTTTTTATCAATTGCCAGCGTATATAAAAATCTCGAAAACATAAGACTCGATTTTAATGTCAGTGCTTATTATGATGCCAGACAAAAATATGAAAGAGACTACAGATCGGGTATTGAGAATGCACGAAAAGAAGGATTTAAAATAGGTCTCGAAAAAACAATAAATAAAAGGCTGCAAAAAGCCCTTGAAAATGGGAATGAAATAAGCAGAAAATCTATTTGCACTGATTTAGCACTTAGTCTTCTTGCTGATAACTACGATCTCCAC
This region of Spirobacillus cienkowskii genomic DNA includes:
- a CDS encoding Rpn family recombination-promoting nuclease/putative transposase; the protein is MNNIELVDPKYDFVFKMLFGSDPEIFMSFVNSVLNLEQSKAIVDVTFINPELNKEAEDDKAIRLDVLAKLADGDLINIEMQMQNHGHYIKRSLYYWSKVYYSQLKQGENYDTLKKTIAIHVLNFSLFKHSKHYHTEAVLMDAENKVQLTDLFSIHYLDLAKLPSGNYNTLEKWLRFLKQPSKEEVLQMNIPAITKAYKQLENMSLDSGIRARYDAKRKFEHDYVTGLDTAREEGKINMIKNFLIAGVSLEIIQKASGLSLSEIESLQNELNLK